From one Anopheles bellator chromosome 1, idAnoBellAS_SP24_06.2, whole genome shotgun sequence genomic stretch:
- the LOC131210011 gene encoding hydroxyacylglutathione hydrolase, mitochondrial isoform X1, protein MSFLNLLPHRISQRLTAIYFTATSFSFQRSLTTAQTTTMASMTVKKIPALKDNFMYLVVCNETRKAAVVDPVEPDRVLEVVKQDGVQLNQLLTTHHHWDHAGGNEALSKKFQENADWGKLLVYGGNDDRIDCLTNRVGQDDTFEIGKLRVRCLSTPCHTSSHICYYIETDQDRVVFTGDTLFLAGCGRFFEGTPEQMYDALINKLSALPDDTKVYCGHEYAVQNLRFGNTVEPDNADTKALLEQAQAADLEGRRALVPSTIGQEKRTNVFMRVHEATVQAFVGKKTPLETMQALRAAKDKF, encoded by the exons ATGTCGTTCCTGAATCTGCTTCCTCATCGTATTTCGCAACGGCTGACAGCGATCTATTTCACCG CTACCAGCTTTAGCTTTCAGCGAAGCCTAACTACTGCCCAAACGACCACCATGGCGAGCATGACGGTGAAAAAGATACCGGCGCTGAAGGACAACTTCATGTATTTGGTGGTGTGCAATGAAACGCGCAAGGCAGCCGTGGTCGATCCTGTCGAGCCGGATCGTGTGCTGGAAGTGGTGAAGCAGGATGGAGTACAGCTGAACCAATTGCTTACGACGCACCACCACTGGGACCACGCCGGTGGTAACGAAGCGCTGTCTAAGAAGTTCCAGGAAAATGCCGATTGGGGCAAACTGCTTGTTTACGGTGGCAACGATGATCGTATCGATTGTCTGACGAATCGGGTGGGTCAGGACGATACGTTCGAGATTGGCAAGCTGCGGGTGCGGTGCCTGTCAACCCCTTGCCACACGTCCTCCCACATTTGCTACTACATCGAGACGGACCAGGATCGAGTGGTGTTCACCGGTGATACTCTGTTCCTGGCCGGCTGCGGTCGGTTCTTCGAAGGTACGCCCGAACAAATGTACGACGCGTTGATCAACAAACTGTCGGCCCTGCCAGACGACACGAAGGTCTATTGTGGCCACGAGTACGCGGTGCAAAACCTGCGCTTTGGGAACACGGTCGAACCGGACAATGCGGACACGAAGGCGCTTTTGGAGCAGGCACAAGCCGCTGATCTGGAAGGCCGTCGCGCTCTGGTACCGTCCACAATCGGGCAGGAGAAACGGACGAACGTGTTCATGCGTGTACACGAGGCAACCGTGCAGGCATTCGTTGGCAAAAAGACGCCGCTCGAGACGATGCAGGCGTTGCGCGCCGCGAAAGACAAGTTCTAA
- the LOC131210011 gene encoding hydroxyacylglutathione hydrolase, mitochondrial isoform X3 codes for MTVKKIPALKDNFMYLVVCNETRKAAVVDPVEPDRVLEVVKQDGVQLNQLLTTHHHWDHAGGNEALSKKFQENADWGKLLVYGGNDDRIDCLTNRVGQDDTFEIGKLRVRCLSTPCHTSSHICYYIETDQDRVVFTGDTLFLAGCGRFFEGTPEQMYDALINKLSALPDDTKVYCGHEYAVQNLRFGNTVEPDNADTKALLEQAQAADLEGRRALVPSTIGQEKRTNVFMRVHEATVQAFVGKKTPLETMQALRAAKDKF; via the coding sequence ATGACGGTGAAAAAGATACCGGCGCTGAAGGACAACTTCATGTATTTGGTGGTGTGCAATGAAACGCGCAAGGCAGCCGTGGTCGATCCTGTCGAGCCGGATCGTGTGCTGGAAGTGGTGAAGCAGGATGGAGTACAGCTGAACCAATTGCTTACGACGCACCACCACTGGGACCACGCCGGTGGTAACGAAGCGCTGTCTAAGAAGTTCCAGGAAAATGCCGATTGGGGCAAACTGCTTGTTTACGGTGGCAACGATGATCGTATCGATTGTCTGACGAATCGGGTGGGTCAGGACGATACGTTCGAGATTGGCAAGCTGCGGGTGCGGTGCCTGTCAACCCCTTGCCACACGTCCTCCCACATTTGCTACTACATCGAGACGGACCAGGATCGAGTGGTGTTCACCGGTGATACTCTGTTCCTGGCCGGCTGCGGTCGGTTCTTCGAAGGTACGCCCGAACAAATGTACGACGCGTTGATCAACAAACTGTCGGCCCTGCCAGACGACACGAAGGTCTATTGTGGCCACGAGTACGCGGTGCAAAACCTGCGCTTTGGGAACACGGTCGAACCGGACAATGCGGACACGAAGGCGCTTTTGGAGCAGGCACAAGCCGCTGATCTGGAAGGCCGTCGCGCTCTGGTACCGTCCACAATCGGGCAGGAGAAACGGACGAACGTGTTCATGCGTGTACACGAGGCAACCGTGCAGGCATTCGTTGGCAAAAAGACGCCGCTCGAGACGATGCAGGCGTTGCGCGCCGCGAAAGACAAGTTCTAA
- the LOC131215310 gene encoding meiotic recombination protein SPO11 translates to MKTDPSGDELTHQVALDEPCQTLTQETVGDVDFSGTISGVSEQHVQIRNKISNILQQIELHINQGTPLVTRRRLSWQNCSMESGMLQCTSLSQELQKGKRVAKHRLLLIVRMLATIYQLLTTGTSCTKREFYYLHLDLAQTSACCYAALADACALLEVDAWEVNVFNTAKGLVAGPLLLTLDSGQTIDCCSARWGTSVPLNVASITKLQCTAKVVLVVEKDTVFKRLLEDGIVETFANTVLLVTAKGYPDVSTRLLLRKIVESADIPVCGLMDADPHGMEIFCVYKFGSLAMAHRQQPLAIPTMRWIGLFASDIEVLGLQSVPLRDLELKKIDHMIKRPYAAGMLKHELLLLRQLAVKAEIESLLHITSDFITRVYIKKKLEECLVES, encoded by the exons ATGAAAACTGATCCGTCGGGCGATGAACTAACTCACCAAGTAGCGCTTGACGAACCTTGCCAAACTCTAACACAGGAAACCGTCGGGGATGTGGACTTCTCGGGAACGATCAGTGGAGTGTCGGAACAGCATGTGCAGATCCGTAACAAAATCAGCAATATCTTACAGCAAATCGAGCTGCACATCAATCAAGGAACTCCGCTGGTGACGAGACGAAGGTTAAGTTGGCAAAACTGCTCCATGGAGTCGGGAAT GTTACAATGCACCAGTTTGTCACAAGAGCTGCAGAAAGGCAAGAGAGTTGCCAAAcatcggctgctgctgatcgtgaGGATGCTTGCAACCATCTATCAGTTGCTCACCACCGGTACCAGCTGTACAAAGCGCGAGTTTTACTATCTTCATCTGGACCTGGCACAGACTTCGGCCTGTTGTTACGCGGCTCTTGCCGACGCCTGTGCGCTTCTGGAAGTTGATGCGTGGGAAGTGAATGTGTTCAACACGGCCAAAGGACTAGTGGCTGGTCCTCTGCTGCTAACACTCGACTCTGGCCAAACGATCGACTGTTGCAGTGCGCGCTGGGGTACCTCGGTGCCACTGAACGTGGCAAGCATTACTAAACTGCAGTGCACGGCCAAggtagtgctggtggtggagaaaGATACCGTCTTTAAGCGATTGCTAGAGGATGGAATCGTAGAAACATTTGCCAACACAGTCCTGTTGGTCACG GCCAAAGGATACCCGGACGTGTCGACACGATTACTGCTTCGAAAGATTGTCGAATCTGCCGACATTCCGGTATGCGGGCTCATGGACGCAGACCCGCACGGTATGGAAATATTTTGCGTGTACAAATTTGGCTCATTG GCGATGGCCCATCGTCAACAACCTTTGGCCATACCGACAATGCGATGGATTGGACTGTTTGCTTCGGATATCGAGGTGCTCGGGCTGCAGAGCGTTCCTTTGCGTGACTTGGAGCTAAAGAAAATTGATCACATGATCAAGCGACCATACGCAGCAGGTATGCTGAAAcatgagctgctgctgctccgacaGCTTGCGGTTAAGGCAGAGATTGAAAGTTTGCTGCACATCACATCGGATTTTATCACTAGGGTTTATATAAAGAAAAAGCTCGAAGAGTGTCTAGTCGAGAGTTAG
- the LOC131210011 gene encoding hydroxyacylglutathione hydrolase, mitochondrial isoform X2: protein MASMTVKKIPALKDNFMYLVVCNETRKAAVVDPVEPDRVLEVVKQDGVQLNQLLTTHHHWDHAGGNEALSKKFQENADWGKLLVYGGNDDRIDCLTNRVGQDDTFEIGKLRVRCLSTPCHTSSHICYYIETDQDRVVFTGDTLFLAGCGRFFEGTPEQMYDALINKLSALPDDTKVYCGHEYAVQNLRFGNTVEPDNADTKALLEQAQAADLEGRRALVPSTIGQEKRTNVFMRVHEATVQAFVGKKTPLETMQALRAAKDKF from the coding sequence ATGGCGAGCATGACGGTGAAAAAGATACCGGCGCTGAAGGACAACTTCATGTATTTGGTGGTGTGCAATGAAACGCGCAAGGCAGCCGTGGTCGATCCTGTCGAGCCGGATCGTGTGCTGGAAGTGGTGAAGCAGGATGGAGTACAGCTGAACCAATTGCTTACGACGCACCACCACTGGGACCACGCCGGTGGTAACGAAGCGCTGTCTAAGAAGTTCCAGGAAAATGCCGATTGGGGCAAACTGCTTGTTTACGGTGGCAACGATGATCGTATCGATTGTCTGACGAATCGGGTGGGTCAGGACGATACGTTCGAGATTGGCAAGCTGCGGGTGCGGTGCCTGTCAACCCCTTGCCACACGTCCTCCCACATTTGCTACTACATCGAGACGGACCAGGATCGAGTGGTGTTCACCGGTGATACTCTGTTCCTGGCCGGCTGCGGTCGGTTCTTCGAAGGTACGCCCGAACAAATGTACGACGCGTTGATCAACAAACTGTCGGCCCTGCCAGACGACACGAAGGTCTATTGTGGCCACGAGTACGCGGTGCAAAACCTGCGCTTTGGGAACACGGTCGAACCGGACAATGCGGACACGAAGGCGCTTTTGGAGCAGGCACAAGCCGCTGATCTGGAAGGCCGTCGCGCTCTGGTACCGTCCACAATCGGGCAGGAGAAACGGACGAACGTGTTCATGCGTGTACACGAGGCAACCGTGCAGGCATTCGTTGGCAAAAAGACGCCGCTCGAGACGATGCAGGCGTTGCGCGCCGCGAAAGACAAGTTCTAA